The Aminivibrio sp. sequence CACCTGATTCCTGTATTCAACTACGGGGAGATGGTCCGGTTCGGTATCTCCCGGTTCGACATTCCCGCAGGATCGGTTCTCCTGTCCGAACCCGAGACGTTTCTCTACAGGCACTGGAAACTTATTCTCGCCAACGCTCTTGTTGTCTCGGCCGCCATGGTCTACCTCCTCGCCCTGTTCGTGAATGAGCGGCTCAAGAAGGCAGCGGAACAGGACCTTGAGCTGAAGACGGCCCAGTGGGAAGGACTCTTCCGCAATGCCCCGGAGGCCTACGCGGTCTTCGACGGGGCCAACAACATCGTGACGGTGAACAGCGGTTTCACTAGGCTCTTCGGGTACACCCCCGACGAGGTGGCCGGCAGGAACCTGGACTCCGTGGTGGCGGATTTCCCGGGGATAAAAGCCGAGGCGGAAAATAACTCCTCCAGGGTGTTTGCCGGCGCGACCGTCACCGGTGAATCCTGCCGGCGCAGGAAGAACGGCAGTCTGGTCCCCGTGGAATACGTGGGGGTGGCTTTCCCTACGAGGAATGAAACCTTTACGGGCTTCGCCATCTACCGGGATATTTCGGAGCGGAAAAAGTCCGAGGACGAGATGCTGAGGAACCTGCAGAGGGAAGCCCTCATATCCTCCGTTTCCGCCAGGCTCCTCGAGGAGGGTGTCCGGGGAGGCGTTCCCCCGTCCCTGGAGGAGCTCGCGGCCTTTCTCGGAGTCTCTCGGGGATGCCTGGTGGAGACTGACGGCGACGGTCTTCCCGTCCGGGAATTCTCCCTCTCGGGAGGAAAGGCGGAAACTCTGTCGCCGCCGGAATATTCTTCAGGAATTTCTCAGGACTCCTTCAAAAATGCGGCCCTGCATCTTCGGGAAAAAGGCGGGCTGGTTCTTGACGATTCCGGATCGGGCGACGCCCCTCTTCCACCCTTCGCCGGAGAGTTTCTGCGGGTCTGGGGAGCTCCTCTGCACATCCGGCCCGTCTATTCCGGGGGAGCGGTGAAGGGATTCCTGATCCTCCGGCCGGGCCGTACGGAATTGTCCCATGGTGACGATGCTCTTCCGGTCATGTACTGCGACCTCGTCGGAAGCGCTTTCCACCGGGAAGAGCGGCTGCGCCTGATGGAGGAAAACGGCAGGGTGCTCGACGGCGCCTCCAGGGGCATCGTGGAGATTCTCGGCCACGCCCTTGCCATGAAGGATCCCTACACGGTAGGGCACCAGGTCAACGTGGCCGGCCTGGCGAGGGCCATGGCACAAAAGGGAGGATGCGACGAGGCGTTCCAGGAGAGGGTGTACTACGCCGGGCTCGTCCATGACCTGGGGAAGATCGCCATTCCCTCGGCCATCCTCTCCAAGCCTGGGAAGCTCACCGACATCGAGTTCGCCATCATCCGGAATCATGCGGCCTACGGGTGGGACATTCTCTCCTCCGTCGATCTGCCCTGGCCCCTTGCGGAGATCGTGGTCCAGCACCACGAACGCCTTGACGGGTCGGGATACCCGAAGGGGCTCAGGGGGGACGCCATCGGCCGGGAGGCCCGCTTCCTCTCCGTGGCCGACGTTGTGGAGGCAATGACCTCCGACAGGCCCTACCGGCCCGGATTGGGAATCGGCGCCGCTCTTGACGAAATTCGGTCCCGCCGGGGAGCCTGGTTCGACCCTGAGGCGGTGGACCTCTGCATTGCCGTCATTGAGGAGGGGTTTTCCTTCGACGGGGGGAGCTACCGTCTTTTCCTTCCGTAAGTGTCCCGAAAAAAGGATATACTGTATAATATGTTCAGTTTCGACACACGGAATCAGAAAACTATAGACAGGATCCGCAGTACAAAGGGGAGGAACGAACCATGGCCTTTCAGATCCTTGCAATCAATCCCGGTTCCACCAGCACCAAGATCGCATGGTATTCCGACGGCACGGAAGCGTGGAGAGAGACGGTCCGCCATGACCCGGACGCCCTCGCCGCCTTCTCATCGGTGGTCGACCAGTTCGCCTTCCGCCTGGAGACAATCGAGGCGGTCGTGGCATCTCACGGGGCATCCTTCGACGAACTTTCCGCCGTGGTCGGGCGAGGGGGGATTGTGAAGCCCATCCCCGGAGGAACTTACGCCGTGGATGACCAGCTGCTGAAGCATCTCCGCATGGGCAAGCCCTGGGAGCACGCCTCCAACCTCGGGGGCATTCTTGCCGACGCCATCTGCCGTCCCCGGAACATCCCCGCCTTCATCGTGGACCCCGTGGCGGTGGACGAGATGAACCCCGTGGCGAAGATCACCGGGCTCCCCGAACTTCCGAGAATCTCCCTGGGACATGCTCTCAACATCAAGGCCACCGTGCGCCGCGCCGCGAAGGATCTCGGCAAGCCATGGGATGAACTGAACTTCATCGTGGCCCACATCGGCGGGGGCATCACCGTCTGCGCCCACGAAAAGGGGCGGATGACCGACCTGAACAACACCAACGAGTTCGGCCCCTTCTCCCCGGAGCGAGCCGGAGGCCTTCCGGCGGGGGATCTCGTGCGGATGTGCTTCGGCGAAAGCATGACCGAAAAGGACATGCTCCGGAAGATAGTCGGCAGGGGAGGCCTCATGGCCTACATGGGAACGTCGGACGTCAGGGAAGTGAGAGCCATGGCCGCCGGAGGAGACGAACGGGCGCGGGAAGTCCTGGACGCCATGGCCTACGCCGTCGCGAAGGAGATAGGTTCCCAGGCCCCGGTCCTTTCCGGCAGGGTGGACGCCGTTCTCTTTACCGGCGGAGTGGCCTTCGACAGCGACTTTGTGGCCGCCGTGCAGAAAAGGGTCCAGTGGATAGCCCCCGTGCTGGTCTATCCGGGAGAGGATGAAATGCCCGCCCTCGCGGAAGGGGCCCTCCGTGTCCTCCGCGGTGAAGAGGAATGCAAAATCTATGGCCGGTTTATTTCGGGAGGCGAAAAGGCATGACCATGCAGAAACTGGATTTTCTCCTTGAAGAAAGCAGGAAGGGGCGCCCCATGACCCTCGCGCTCGCATGCCCCTACAGCGACGACGCCCTTGCGGCCGTGGCCCGGGCAGGCCGGGAGGGTGTGGTGAAGGCAGTGCTTATAGGCGACGGCGCCAGGATTCGTGCCCTCGCCGAGCAGGACGGGTGCGATCTCTCCGGGGTCGGCATCGTGGAGGAGAAGGACGACGAAAAAGCGGTGGAGCGGAGCGTCCGGATGGTCTCCTCCGGCGAGGCGGACCTCCTCATGAAGGGGCTCGTGAAGACATCGACCCTTCTCAAGGCAGTCCTCGACAAAGAGTGGGGGCTCCGGACAGGTTCCCTACTCTCCCATCTTTTCCTCTTCGAGGTTCCCGCCATGGGGCGTCGGGTTATCGGCATCTCCGACGGGGGAATGAACACGTACCCCGACCTGAACGCCAAGGCAAAGATTATAGAAAACGCGGCTGCCTGCTATCACAAGATCGGTGTTCCCCAGCCCAGGATCGCCGCCCTCGCCGCGGTGGAGGCCGTCAACCCGGACATGCAGGCCACCCTCGACGCCGCCGCCCTGGCGAAGATGAACGAACGAGGGCAGATCCGGGGATGCATCGTGGACGGGCCCCTGGCGCTTGACAACGCCGTAAGCGAGGAATCGGCGAAGATCAAGGGGATCAGCTCCCCTGTGGCAGGAAACGCCGACATGCTCCTGGTCCCCGACATCGAGTCGGGAAACTTCGTCGGAAAGGTGCTGCTCTACATGACGGGAGGCAAGGGCGCCGGGGTCATCCTCGGGGCCAGGAAACCCATCGTCCTCACAAGCCGTTTC is a genomic window containing:
- a CDS encoding bifunctional enoyl-CoA hydratase/phosphate acetyltransferase; amino-acid sequence: MTMQKLDFLLEESRKGRPMTLALACPYSDDALAAVARAGREGVVKAVLIGDGARIRALAEQDGCDLSGVGIVEEKDDEKAVERSVRMVSSGEADLLMKGLVKTSTLLKAVLDKEWGLRTGSLLSHLFLFEVPAMGRRVIGISDGGMNTYPDLNAKAKIIENAAACYHKIGVPQPRIAALAAVEAVNPDMQATLDAAALAKMNERGQIRGCIVDGPLALDNAVSEESAKIKGISSPVAGNADMLLVPDIESGNFVGKVLLYMTGGKGAGVILGARKPIVLTSRFDSMETKLLSIALGAVVARS
- the buk gene encoding butyrate kinase; the protein is MAFQILAINPGSTSTKIAWYSDGTEAWRETVRHDPDALAAFSSVVDQFAFRLETIEAVVASHGASFDELSAVVGRGGIVKPIPGGTYAVDDQLLKHLRMGKPWEHASNLGGILADAICRPRNIPAFIVDPVAVDEMNPVAKITGLPELPRISLGHALNIKATVRRAAKDLGKPWDELNFIVAHIGGGITVCAHEKGRMTDLNNTNEFGPFSPERAGGLPAGDLVRMCFGESMTEKDMLRKIVGRGGLMAYMGTSDVREVRAMAAGGDERAREVLDAMAYAVAKEIGSQAPVLSGRVDAVLFTGGVAFDSDFVAAVQKRVQWIAPVLVYPGEDEMPALAEGALRVLRGEEECKIYGRFISGGEKA
- a CDS encoding ABC transporter substrate binding protein, with amino-acid sequence MKRTVCTYLAITVLAFFLLVLPRCASGSGMSYSALLLNSYHSGFPWTDGITEGIRSTFAARGLRVNLDVEYMDTKRTMSVRTTVAFGEYFRTKYAGKRPDILLCSDDDALVFLLRHGRELFPGVPIVFCGLNTPGFIDSGGDAQVTGVFEEMDIPGTVELILRLFPQTRNLALVSDLSISGMGAVSLARKAMAPFLDRLKVVDLFGLSGEELRDELSMLPPDTAVLLLVYFQDDAGEYYSPARSVAIVKSAGPFPVFGLWSMMVEGGALGGSVLVAEHHGALAAEMAVRILQGTSPSEIPPVTDRHLIPVFNYGEMVRFGISRFDIPAGSVLLSEPETFLYRHWKLILANALVVSAAMVYLLALFVNERLKKAAEQDLELKTAQWEGLFRNAPEAYAVFDGANNIVTVNSGFTRLFGYTPDEVAGRNLDSVVADFPGIKAEAENNSSRVFAGATVTGESCRRRKNGSLVPVEYVGVAFPTRNETFTGFAIYRDISERKKSEDEMLRNLQREALISSVSARLLEEGVRGGVPPSLEELAAFLGVSRGCLVETDGDGLPVREFSLSGGKAETLSPPEYSSGISQDSFKNAALHLREKGGLVLDDSGSGDAPLPPFAGEFLRVWGAPLHIRPVYSGGAVKGFLILRPGRTELSHGDDALPVMYCDLVGSAFHREERLRLMEENGRVLDGASRGIVEILGHALAMKDPYTVGHQVNVAGLARAMAQKGGCDEAFQERVYYAGLVHDLGKIAIPSAILSKPGKLTDIEFAIIRNHAAYGWDILSSVDLPWPLAEIVVQHHERLDGSGYPKGLRGDAIGREARFLSVADVVEAMTSDRPYRPGLGIGAALDEIRSRRGAWFDPEAVDLCIAVIEEGFSFDGGSYRLFLP